The Candidatus Auribacterota bacterium genomic sequence ATAATCAAATTGAAGCAGATTATATAAGGTTTTGCCGCGGATTTTCGCAGATTGTAAAAACAGCCTAACGTGTAAGGCAATAAGCCTAAAAACCACTTTAAGCTTTCAACCTTCAACTTTAAACTGTAGGCCATATCCGCGTTCATCCGCGGCTACTACCCCGAATTACCCCACTGAAATGTACATCAATAGAAAATTTGCAATTATTTGGTGGCGATTATGCTATAATATTTAGAATACGCTTTCGTTATGCGAACCGAGGAGGGGGAAATGAGTGGTTATAGCTTTTTCACACCTATCCTGTTTTGTCCCACTCTTCTACTCGTTATCGTACCCCCAAGGATAATCCCTTGGAGCAAATTGCACAATGCTACTTCATGCGCATCCATTAAATCGGGATGCGCTTTCTACCCGACCTTATAAAGGAGTCATACATGAAAAAGTCATTTATTGAAGGACTAGACATTCTCTCATTGTCTTGTTTAGTCTTATTGTCCTTTTCGAATGTCACCCAAGCCCAACTTCAGCCCAACGCCCCCTGGCCGATGTTCCACCAAAATGCCAAGCACACTGGCCTGAGCCCCTATGCCGGACCGTCCATACCGTCTCTGGCGTGGAGTTATAAAACCGGGATCGGAATAGAATCTTCCTCGCCCGCGATAGGTTCAGATGGGAAGGTGTATGTAGGCTCGTGGGATAATTGCCTGTACAGCATCAATTCAAATGGAAGTCTTGGCTGGAGTTATAAAGCAGGGATGTGGGTACATTCCTCGCCCGCCATAGGTTCGGATGGGAAGGTTTATGTCGGCTCAACGGATGGTAGACTCTATAGCATTAATTCAAACGCGAGCCTTGGCTGGAGTTACACAACCAGAGGAGACATAGAGTCCTCGCCCGCGATAGGTTCGGACGGGAAAGTGTGTGTCGGCTCTTTTGATAATTACCTCTACAGCGTCAATTCAAACGGAAGCCTCGACTGGAGTTACCAAACCGAGTTAGGCATAGATTCCTCGCCTGCGATAGATTCGGATGGGAAGGTGTATGTCGGCTCGTATGATTATTGCCTCTACAGCATCAATTCAAACGGGAGCCTTGACTGGAGGTATAGAACCGGGGACAACATAATGGAATCTTCGCCTGCGATAGGTTCGGATGGGAAGGTGTATGTCGGCTCGCATGATACTCGCCTCTACAGCATCAATTCAAACGCGAGCCTCGACTGGAGTTATAAAGCCGGGTTCTGGATAGAATCCTCGCCCGCTATAGGTTCCGATGGGAAGGTGTATGTAGGCTCTCTTGATAATTACCTCTACAGCGTCAATTCAAACGGAAGCCTCGGCTGGAGTTACCAAACCGAGTCAGGCATAACTTCCTCGCCTGTGATGGGTTCGGATGGGAGGGTGTATGTCGGCTCGTGTGATACTCGCCTCTACAGCATCAATTCAAACGCGAGCCTCGACTGGAGTTATCATGCCGGGCACTATATATATTCCTCGCCCGCGATAGGTTCTGGTGGGAAGGTGTATGTTGGTTCTTTGGTTGATAACCTCTATTGTATCAGGCAAGGCTCTACTCCGACTATCACGCCTACGCCCACAATCACTTCTACACCGACTATAACTTCTACACCCACAATTACCCCCACTCCAACAAACACCCCAACCATCACCCCAACTCCGACGATTACTCCTACACCGACGGTGACGCCGACGCAGCCGACACCCACGCCGACAAAGACCGCCACGATTACGCCAACCCATGTGCCGACAGCGACACCGACCACGCCTCCAGCGTACACGCCTACACCGGCGCCGACGGCAGAGAATGTGTTGAACGGAACATCATTTAAGGCGGGCGAGCAGCTCGTGGCGACATTCAAGGTGAACGAGCCGATCGAGACGCCGTTCGATGTCTACGCGGTGCTCATCCTGCCTAATGGGAGGATGCTGAATGCGAGGACATTGAATACACCGCTCAAGCCGCTCGCCCGGAAGGTGAAAAAACTCCCCGCGGGATTCACCTACCCCCTCCTGTCAAAGACAATTCCACCTGGAGCGCCGAAAGGGGAGTACGAGCTTGTGGTTGTGTTCTTTGACGCGACCAAGCCGTACCGGACCCGCGCCGACGCCTTCCTCGATGTGAGCGCAAAGTTCACGATACAGTAGCACAGCAGCTTGAAATCAGCGTATTTTCATCAGGGATAGCCCATAGGGTTTCAAAACTAACCTGGTGCCAAAATCACAGATAAGATCATGGGAAGAGCCTGGCAAGGGAGTGATTGATCTTCCACGTTGACCTTGTTGATGAAGATTGAAAAGGGAATTGGCAACTAACCCGTCTTTCGCAACTGAAGTATATAGAGATTCATAACTCCCTGTGAAAAATCTGTAGGTTGCTTGCACGCCTATAAAAGGTGCTGGAATCTATGATGACAATATTGGCGAAATGTGGACGATCGCGCATTAATAACGATAATTATGAGCGCATACAAAAATAATTAGCATATGTCAACTATATTATTGACGATGAGCATGCCGATTTAGTATAAGAACCAGAGCGGAAATAAGGAGTTCTTTATGGCCGCCGATCTGAGTATTGTATTAAAACTCTTCAAGCGCATCCAATCGCGGATGCGCTTTTATTATCAACAACTATTCATGGCATAGCAATGCGAGGAGGTTCTAATGAGAAATATCTTACTTCTTAAATCGGTGCGCTCTCCCTTGACAATGGTTTGTTCTTTGATGTTTATATTCTGTGCAGAGACATTTGCTGCCAACGAAACCACCACTGCAGCAATATTATCCCCTTCTTTCGAAGATGCTACTCCATGGATTATAGAAGAACATGGTAATGGTAGTTCGGAACAAATATCGAAAGGTGAAGACCCCGCGTGGGATCCTGCAATAACTGATGG encodes the following:
- a CDS encoding PQQ-binding-like beta-propeller repeat protein, which translates into the protein MKKSFIEGLDILSLSCLVLLSFSNVTQAQLQPNAPWPMFHQNAKHTGLSPYAGPSIPSLAWSYKTGIGIESSSPAIGSDGKVYVGSWDNCLYSINSNGSLGWSYKAGMWVHSSPAIGSDGKVYVGSTDGRLYSINSNASLGWSYTTRGDIESSPAIGSDGKVCVGSFDNYLYSVNSNGSLDWSYQTELGIDSSPAIDSDGKVYVGSYDYCLYSINSNGSLDWRYRTGDNIMESSPAIGSDGKVYVGSHDTRLYSINSNASLDWSYKAGFWIESSPAIGSDGKVYVGSLDNYLYSVNSNGSLGWSYQTESGITSSPVMGSDGRVYVGSCDTRLYSINSNASLDWSYHAGHYIYSSPAIGSGGKVYVGSLVDNLYCIRQGSTPTITPTPTITSTPTITSTPTITPTPTNTPTITPTPTITPTPTVTPTQPTPTPTKTATITPTHVPTATPTTPPAYTPTPAPTAENVLNGTSFKAGEQLVATFKVNEPIETPFDVYAVLILPNGRMLNARTLNTPLKPLARKVKKLPAGFTYPLLSKTIPPGAPKGEYELVVVFFDATKPYRTRADAFLDVSAKFTIQ